A single window of Rhodamnia argentea isolate NSW1041297 chromosome 5, ASM2092103v1, whole genome shotgun sequence DNA harbors:
- the LOC115740054 gene encoding protein C2-DOMAIN ABA-RELATED 5-like produces MEDILGLLKIRVKRGINLAVRDTLSSDPYVVVSMAHQKLKTRVVKKDCNPEWNDQLTLSIKDPNIPINLTVYDKDTFTVDDKMGEATIDIKPYLDAINMRLENLPTPTTITRVQPSKGNCLADESSIVWRDGKIYQDMVLRLNNVESGEVEVQLEWVDLTGVPRQL; encoded by the exons atggaGGACATTTTGGGGCTTCTGAAAATTCGGGTGAAGCGAGGCATCAACCTCGCCGTCCGCGACACCCTCAGCAGCGATCCTTATGTCGTCGTCTCCATGGCTCATCAg AAATTGAAGACTCGGGTGGTGAAAAAAGATTGCAACCCAGAATGGAACGATCAGCTGACTCTTTCCATAAAGGACCCCAACATTCCAATCAATCTA ACTGTTTACGACAAGGACACGTTCACCGTGGACGACAAGATGGGAGAGGCCACAATCGACATCAAGCCATACCTAGATGCTATAAATATGCGCCTGGAGAACCTCCCGACCCCCACCACGATCACCAGAGTCCAGCCTTCCAAGGGCAACTGCCTGGCGGACGAGAGCTCGATTGTGTGGAGAGACGGCAAGATCTACCAGGACATGGTGCTCCGGTTGAACAATGTCGAGTCTGGCGAGGTGGAGGTCCAGCTGGAGTGGGTCGACCTCACCGGTGTCCCTCGACAGCTGTGA